One Sediminibacillus dalangtanensis genomic region harbors:
- a CDS encoding phosphate/phosphite/phosphonate ABC transporter substrate-binding protein encodes MLFKKLATVGATLALTAGIISGCGGSDDAEGASGEGSEAYVPEKLTVQFVPSQNADTLEAKAKPLEELLSERLDIPVEVSVSTNYNTIIEAMDSKKVDVGFLPPTAYVLAKEKGAAEVILQAQRYGVEDETGQPTDELVDGYKSEFVVKADSDIESIEDLEGKKIAFQDVTSSAGYVWPAAALMDAGIDPLEDVQGVTVKGHDQGVISVLNGDVDAAVVFQDARNTVVGDYPTVFEDTKIIEFTEMIPNDTIAVRSDMDSEWSDKIKEAFIDIGQDEEGHEIVKEIYTHEGYVESEDSKFDIVREYSDKVKTE; translated from the coding sequence ATGTTGTTTAAGAAGCTTGCAACAGTTGGAGCGACTTTAGCTTTAACGGCTGGTATTATTAGTGGGTGCGGCGGTTCAGATGATGCAGAAGGCGCTAGCGGTGAAGGTTCAGAGGCTTATGTTCCAGAGAAATTGACGGTGCAATTCGTCCCTTCCCAGAATGCAGATACATTGGAAGCCAAAGCGAAACCATTGGAAGAATTGCTTAGTGAACGTCTGGACATTCCGGTTGAGGTTAGTGTATCCACAAACTACAACACAATCATAGAAGCTATGGATTCAAAGAAAGTTGACGTAGGATTCTTACCCCCTACTGCTTATGTGTTAGCAAAAGAAAAAGGTGCAGCAGAAGTAATCCTGCAAGCACAGCGTTACGGTGTGGAAGATGAAACCGGACAACCGACAGACGAGCTGGTGGACGGTTACAAATCTGAGTTTGTCGTAAAAGCAGACTCTGATATTGAGAGCATTGAAGACTTAGAAGGCAAAAAGATCGCCTTCCAGGACGTTACTTCTTCTGCAGGGTATGTATGGCCGGCAGCTGCTTTGATGGATGCTGGTATCGATCCACTTGAAGATGTACAAGGTGTTACTGTCAAAGGTCACGACCAAGGTGTTATCTCGGTTCTTAACGGGGACGTGGACGCAGCAGTTGTCTTCCAGGATGCACGTAACACTGTAGTAGGAGATTACCCGACTGTATTTGAAGATACAAAGATTATTGAGTTTACTGAAATGATCCCTAACGATACTATCGCTGTCCGTTCCGATATGGATTCCGAGTGGAGCGATAAAATCAAAGAAGCCTTCATCGATATCGGACAAGATGAAGAAGGCCATGAAATCGTTAAAGAAATCTATACACATGAAGGATATGTTGAATCAGAAGACAGCAAGTTTGATATCGTGAGAGAGTACTCTGACAAAGTTAAAACCGAATAG
- the phnC gene encoding phosphonate ABC transporter ATP-binding protein encodes MIEFKNVSKVYPNGTQGLKNINVKIEKGEFVVIVGLSGAGKSTFLRSINRLHEITSGEIAIDGKSITKAKGKDLRIARRDIGMIFQNFNLVKRSTVIRNVLSGRVGYHSTLRTVLGLFPKEDVNLALNALERVNIVEKAYTRSDQLSGGQQQRVSIARALAQEAKIILADEPVASLDPLTTKQVMDDLQKINQDLGITTVVNLHFIDIARQYATRIIGLQAGEVVFDGPVEEATDERFSEIYGRPLETREDEEVEVGESAHESSK; translated from the coding sequence GTGATAGAATTCAAGAACGTTTCGAAAGTTTATCCGAATGGTACACAAGGATTGAAAAACATCAATGTCAAAATTGAAAAAGGCGAATTTGTCGTTATTGTCGGCCTTTCCGGTGCAGGGAAATCTACTTTTCTCCGTTCGATTAACAGACTGCACGAAATCACTTCTGGCGAAATAGCCATCGACGGTAAGTCGATCACAAAAGCAAAAGGGAAAGATTTGCGTATCGCCCGCCGGGACATCGGGATGATTTTCCAAAACTTCAACCTGGTAAAAAGGTCGACGGTTATCCGGAATGTCCTGTCCGGCCGGGTTGGCTATCACTCCACCTTGCGGACAGTCCTTGGCCTGTTCCCTAAAGAAGATGTCAATCTTGCCCTCAACGCTTTGGAGCGGGTAAACATTGTCGAGAAAGCTTACACCCGATCTGATCAGCTTTCTGGCGGGCAGCAACAAAGGGTATCGATTGCCCGCGCACTTGCACAGGAAGCGAAAATCATCCTGGCAGACGAGCCTGTTGCCTCGCTTGACCCTCTGACTACGAAACAAGTAATGGATGACTTGCAAAAAATCAACCAGGATCTGGGTATCACGACCGTGGTAAACTTGCATTTCATCGATATCGCCAGACAGTATGCGACCAGAATTATCGGCCTGCAAGCTGGCGAAGTTGTATTTGACGGTCCTGTCGAAGAAGCAACCGATGAAAGGTTCTCTGAAATTTACGGCCGTCCTCTTGAAACAAGAGAAGATGAAGAAGTAGAAGTAGGAGAGTCTGCCCATGAATCAAGTAAATGA
- the phnE gene encoding phosphonate ABC transporter, permease protein PhnE: MNQVNEQKIPKAPSKWKHYFTFILILLMLWASAYQTDSTFQELIEGFPNMFSVLDQMIPPNWAYFDNIIGAMLDTIRMAVLGTTIGAIIAIPFAIFSASNMIKSTWVYYPVRFLLNLVRTIPELLLAAIFVAIFGLGPLPGIFALGIFSTGIIAKLTYEAIEGIDKGPLESMTAVGANKIQWIMFSVVPQVAAYYVSYVLYSFEINVRAAAILGLVGAGGIGEYYDRTLGFLEYDKVSTIIIFTLLVVLIIDYISTKLRENLL, encoded by the coding sequence ATGAATCAAGTAAATGAACAAAAGATTCCGAAAGCACCTAGCAAATGGAAGCATTATTTTACGTTCATCCTGATTTTGCTGATGCTTTGGGCCAGTGCCTACCAAACCGACAGCACGTTCCAGGAACTAATTGAAGGCTTTCCAAACATGTTCTCTGTTCTAGATCAAATGATTCCGCCCAATTGGGCCTACTTCGACAACATTATCGGAGCCATGCTCGACACAATTCGCATGGCTGTTTTGGGTACGACCATCGGTGCGATCATTGCCATTCCGTTTGCGATTTTCTCGGCTAGTAACATGATAAAGTCCACTTGGGTTTATTACCCTGTCCGGTTTCTTTTAAACCTGGTCCGTACCATTCCGGAATTATTACTGGCGGCAATATTCGTTGCCATTTTCGGTTTAGGGCCGCTTCCTGGTATCTTTGCCCTAGGAATTTTCTCGACAGGAATCATTGCCAAATTGACGTATGAAGCGATTGAAGGCATCGACAAAGGCCCGCTTGAGTCGATGACAGCGGTCGGGGCCAATAAAATCCAGTGGATCATGTTTTCCGTGGTGCCACAGGTTGCCGCTTACTACGTGTCTTATGTACTTTATTCTTTTGAAATCAATGTCCGTGCTGCTGCTATTTTAGGACTCGTTGGGGCGGGAGGTATCGGCGAATATTACGACCGGACCCTTGGCTTCCTTGAATATGACAAGGTCAGCACGATTATTATATTCACGTTGTTGGTTGTGTTAATTATTGATTATATCAGTACTAAATTACGGGAGAATTTACTATGA
- the phnE gene encoding phosphonate ABC transporter, permease protein PhnE produces the protein MSSATRPIKPKKNIIRRWVIFIALALLYIWALSGVPVEGFKETAGQISKAIVSGIFSPDWDYVYLPEGEDLLRGLLDTLAIAILGTFISAFLCIPFAFWAANNMSKIKANAGIGKFFLSFVRTFPELVMALLFIKMVGPGSFAGVLALGLHSIGMLGKLFSEEVENIDFGPSEALKATGARPLQTLWFAVFPQVLPGFISYTLYRFEINLRSASVLGIIGAGGIGTPLIFAMQSRDWSRVGIILLGIIVMVTIVDIISGYLRKKIV, from the coding sequence ATGAGCAGTGCAACTAGACCAATAAAACCAAAAAAGAATATCATCAGACGCTGGGTTATCTTTATAGCGCTTGCTTTATTGTATATCTGGGCTTTATCCGGTGTACCGGTAGAGGGATTCAAAGAGACAGCCGGCCAAATCTCGAAAGCGATTGTTTCGGGTATCTTTTCACCGGATTGGGATTATGTTTATTTACCTGAGGGAGAAGACTTGCTTCGCGGTCTCCTTGATACATTGGCCATTGCGATTTTGGGTACCTTTATTTCGGCCTTTCTCTGTATCCCATTCGCTTTTTGGGCGGCAAACAATATGAGCAAGATTAAAGCCAATGCAGGGATCGGAAAATTCTTTCTCAGCTTCGTCCGTACGTTTCCTGAATTGGTCATGGCCTTGTTGTTCATCAAAATGGTCGGACCAGGTTCGTTTGCCGGTGTTCTGGCATTGGGACTTCATTCCATCGGTATGCTTGGCAAATTATTTTCCGAGGAAGTGGAAAATATTGATTTCGGACCTTCCGAAGCGTTGAAGGCGACTGGCGCCCGTCCGCTTCAAACGTTGTGGTTTGCCGTATTTCCGCAGGTATTGCCCGGCTTTATCTCTTACACCTTATACCGGTTCGAAATCAATCTCCGGTCTGCCAGCGTGCTCGGTATTATCGGAGCCGGCGGGATCGGTACACCTTTGATTTTCGCCATGCAATCCCGGGACTGGAGCCGTGTCGGCATCATCCTTCTGGGAATTATCGTGATGGTGACCATCGTAGACATTATTTCCGGATATCTTCGTAAAAAAATTGTTTAA
- a CDS encoding ABC-F family ATP-binding cassette domain-containing protein: MINVSNVSLRYGDKKLFEDVNIKFTAGNCYGLIGANGAGKSTFLKVLSGEVEPQTGHVSLGPDERLAVLKQDHFEYEEYEVLKTVVMGHERLYQIMQEKDAIYMKPDFSEEDGMRAAELEGEFAELNGWEAESDAAVLLKGLGIGEDLHTKQMADLTGSEKVKVLLAQALFGNPDILLLDEPTNHLDIHAIQWLEEFLINFENTVIVVSHDRHFLNKVCTHIADVDYGKIEIYVGNYDFWYESSQLALKMAQEANKKKEEKIKELQNFVARFSANASKSKQATSRKKMLDNITLDDIKPSSRRYPYVAFTPGREIGNDLLRVEGLSKTIDGEKVLDNVSFTMNKDDKIALVGKNEIAKTTLLRILMGEIEPDEGTYKWGVTTSQSYFPKDNTEYFKNGDLNLVDWLRQYSPEDQTETFLRGFLGRMLFSGEEALKKSNVLSGGEKVRCMLSKMMLSNANVLLLDEPTNHLDLESITSLNNGLVNFKGSVLFTSHDQQFVDSIANRLIEITPKGLIDKEMSYDEYVADKKLQQQIEEMYAV; this comes from the coding sequence ATGATAAATGTGAGCAATGTAAGTCTCCGTTATGGCGATAAAAAGTTGTTTGAAGACGTTAATATAAAATTCACTGCCGGTAATTGCTACGGCTTGATTGGTGCCAATGGCGCCGGAAAATCAACCTTCTTAAAGGTGCTTTCCGGAGAGGTCGAACCGCAAACCGGTCATGTGTCCCTTGGCCCCGATGAGCGGCTGGCTGTGTTGAAGCAAGACCACTTTGAGTATGAAGAATATGAAGTTCTGAAAACCGTCGTGATGGGCCATGAACGCTTGTACCAAATCATGCAGGAAAAAGACGCCATTTACATGAAGCCGGATTTTTCCGAGGAAGACGGCATGCGGGCTGCCGAGCTTGAAGGTGAATTCGCCGAATTGAACGGCTGGGAAGCTGAGTCCGATGCAGCCGTTCTATTGAAGGGGCTGGGAATCGGTGAAGACCTCCACACGAAGCAAATGGCCGACTTAACAGGTTCTGAAAAAGTAAAAGTACTTCTTGCACAAGCCTTGTTCGGCAATCCGGACATTCTTCTGTTGGATGAACCGACCAACCATCTGGATATCCATGCAATTCAGTGGCTGGAAGAGTTCTTGATCAACTTCGAGAACACCGTCATCGTTGTTTCCCATGACCGTCATTTCCTAAATAAGGTATGTACCCATATTGCGGATGTCGATTATGGAAAAATTGAAATCTATGTCGGAAACTATGACTTCTGGTATGAATCCAGCCAGCTCGCCTTAAAAATGGCACAGGAAGCGAACAAGAAAAAAGAAGAGAAAATCAAGGAGCTACAAAACTTCGTTGCCCGCTTTAGCGCAAATGCATCGAAATCAAAACAGGCCACTTCCCGTAAAAAAATGCTCGATAACATCACGTTGGACGATATTAAACCGTCCTCACGCCGCTATCCGTATGTCGCGTTTACACCGGGCCGTGAAATCGGGAATGACTTGCTTCGTGTAGAAGGACTTTCCAAAACGATTGATGGAGAAAAAGTGCTAGATAATGTCAGCTTTACCATGAATAAAGATGACAAAATAGCACTTGTCGGCAAAAATGAGATTGCCAAAACCACCTTGCTTCGGATATTGATGGGTGAAATCGAACCAGATGAAGGAACATACAAATGGGGAGTAACCACTTCTCAATCATATTTCCCGAAGGATAATACCGAGTATTTCAAAAATGGTGACTTAAACCTGGTCGACTGGCTGCGTCAATATTCACCTGAAGACCAAACGGAAACCTTCCTGCGCGGATTCCTGGGAAGAATGTTGTTCTCTGGTGAAGAAGCGTTAAAGAAATCCAATGTTCTTTCCGGGGGAGAAAAAGTGCGCTGCATGCTTTCCAAGATGATGCTCAGCAATGCCAATGTCTTATTGTTGGATGAACCTACCAACCACCTGGACTTGGAATCGATCACCTCTTTAAATAACGGTTTGGTCAATTTCAAGGGATCTGTTTTATTTACTTCCCATGACCAGCAGTTTGTCGACAGTATTGCCAACCGCTTGATTGAAATAACGCCAAAAGGTTTAATCGACAAAGAAATGAGCTACGATGAATATGTTGCAGACAAAAAATTGCAACAGCAAATAGAAGAAATGTACGCTGTTTAA